In a single window of the Chondrocystis sp. NIES-4102 genome:
- a CDS encoding peptidase S1 and S6 chymotrypsin/Hap has product MAIDLTSSSLGISEEEIIEVTPANEESPVIESSAADLLGTSFKAPQISKAGEKITVEYEISNQGNAVAKYFAAGLYLFNKDYLATKSNLSQQDVPEVYFFQGNKDNNLITLLPGQTTKISNELILPSEWKGYSGNGDYYLGLESDPYSEVAESNETNNSLTGATKDYQKITIDAPTNPLADLVVTSFKAPENCKPGSEITVEYEIINKGGAEAKYSAVGFYLFKQDYLDNHHNLSLKDVPEVYFFQGDRDDNLITLAPGASTGINTTKLTIPQNWTGFADGAEYYLGAQADPYDDVTEAIEANNSLTAQGIDYQKFNAADLVGTNFDVVQDKIKPGEKFDIEFTVANKGTVKVDSFEVDLYLSADENISADEDYYLGTYNINDVLDPSKDCGLKTAQYTAPGLNNPLWSKADGMYYAGMIIDPDKKVVELNDNNNSNHGQDLDYSLVEADVAPYLQTTTVHRFYQYQRGTHLYTSDTNEINIVRQRSERGELNYNYEEAKFNVLSSNKDAVTGADIPGTEEVYRFFNRDTGAHLYTMDENEKNVIETQFKNYNYEGVKFYAFKEDPISLGIDAMPVVRMLNTQSGSHLFTIDQNEVSYIENNLPNFNKEANGGVAFYVLDL; this is encoded by the coding sequence ATGGCAATAGATCTAACAAGTAGTTCTTTAGGTATTTCTGAAGAAGAAATAATTGAAGTAACGCCTGCAAATGAAGAGTCGCCTGTCATTGAAAGTAGTGCAGCAGACCTATTAGGAACTAGTTTTAAAGCTCCACAGATCTCAAAAGCTGGTGAAAAGATTACAGTAGAGTATGAAATCTCGAACCAAGGTAATGCGGTAGCAAAATATTTTGCAGCAGGTTTATACCTGTTTAATAAAGATTATCTGGCGACTAAGTCTAATTTAAGCCAACAGGATGTACCTGAAGTATATTTCTTCCAGGGCAATAAGGATAATAACCTAATTACCTTACTACCAGGGCAAACAACAAAAATAAGCAATGAACTAATTCTGCCTTCAGAATGGAAAGGTTATTCAGGGAATGGGGATTATTATCTGGGTTTGGAATCAGATCCTTATAGTGAAGTAGCAGAAAGTAATGAAACTAATAACAGTCTGACTGGGGCAACAAAAGACTATCAAAAGATTACCATAGATGCGCCCACTAATCCCTTAGCCGACCTAGTTGTCACTAGTTTTAAAGCTCCAGAAAACTGTAAACCAGGTAGTGAGATTACCGTAGAATACGAAATCATAAATAAAGGTGGTGCAGAAGCAAAGTATTCTGCTGTTGGTTTTTATCTATTTAAGCAAGATTATTTAGATAATCATCATAATTTAAGCCTTAAAGATGTACCTGAAGTCTATTTCTTCCAGGGCGATCGCGATGATAACCTGATTACCCTAGCACCAGGGGCAAGCACAGGTATAAACACCACTAAACTTACCATTCCCCAAAACTGGACTGGCTTTGCTGATGGAGCAGAATATTATCTGGGCGCACAAGCAGATCCCTATGATGATGTTACAGAAGCTATTGAAGCAAACAATAGTCTGACTGCGCAGGGGATAGACTATCAGAAATTTAATGCAGCAGATTTAGTTGGTACTAATTTTGACGTTGTTCAAGATAAAATTAAACCTGGGGAAAAATTCGACATAGAATTTACAGTTGCCAATAAAGGTACAGTCAAAGTCGATAGTTTTGAGGTTGATTTATATCTGTCTGCGGACGAAAATATTTCTGCTGATGAAGATTACTATTTAGGAACATATAACATTAACGATGTTCTAGATCCTAGTAAAGATTGTGGACTAAAAACTGCTCAATATACCGCACCAGGTCTCAATAATCCCCTTTGGTCGAAGGCTGATGGGATGTATTACGCAGGAATGATCATTGATCCTGATAAAAAAGTTGTAGAGCTTAATGACAACAATAATAGTAATCATGGACAAGACCTAGATTACTCATTAGTAGAGGCTGATGTAGCCCCTTACCTGCAAACAACTACAGTACATCGCTTCTATCAGTATCAAAGAGGAACTCACCTTTATACTTCTGACACGAATGAAATTAATATTGTTAGACAAAGAAGTGAAAGAGGTGAGCTTAATTATAATTACGAAGAAGCAAAGTTCAATGTTTTATCTAGCAACAAAGATGCGGTAACTGGTGCAGATATTCCAGGTACAGAGGAAGTTTATCGCTTCTTTAATAGAGATACAGGGGCGCATCTCTACACTATGGATGAAAACGAGAAAAATGTTATTGAAACCCAATTCAAGAACTACAACTACGAAGGTGTCAAATTCTATGCCTTCAAAGAAGATCCGATAAGTCTCGGTATCGACGCTATGCCTGTGGTTAGGATGCTCAATACTCAATCAGGTTCGCACCTATTCACCATCGATCAAAACGAAGTTAGTTACATTGAGAACAACCTACCAAACTTCAACAAAGAAGCTAATGGTGGTGTAGCTTTCTACGTACTAGATTTGTAA
- a CDS encoding putative peptidase yields MSSYYRRSGKKKLVLKEFKVLIICVAIFWGIEILDVSVFQGGLDIYGIHPRQSASLINILFAPFLHGGFGHLIANTIPFITLGWLTMIQQRSDFYIVSVVSALVGGIGVWLFGAPNSVHIGASILIYGYLGFLLLRGFFQKNLPSISLSVFVAIVYGSLIWGVLPSGIGISWQGHLFGFIGGAIAAKMIAREKRNL; encoded by the coding sequence ATGAGTAGCTATTATCGAAGATCGGGAAAAAAAAAACTAGTCTTGAAAGAATTTAAAGTTTTAATTATCTGCGTTGCTATCTTTTGGGGAATAGAAATACTTGATGTTAGTGTTTTTCAAGGTGGTTTAGATATATATGGTATCCATCCACGTCAATCAGCAAGTTTAATAAATATTTTATTTGCGCCTTTTCTCCATGGTGGTTTCGGACATTTGATAGCCAATACCATTCCTTTTATTACCTTGGGATGGTTAACTATGATTCAGCAGAGAAGTGATTTTTATATTGTTTCTGTAGTTAGTGCATTAGTAGGCGGGATAGGTGTATGGCTATTTGGCGCACCTAATTCAGTTCATATTGGTGCTAGTATTTTAATTTATGGATATTTAGGTTTTTTATTACTACGGGGCTTTTTTCAAAAAAACTTACCTTCCATATCCTTATCAGTATTTGTCGCTATTGTTTACGGTAGTCTAATTTGGGGTGTATTGCCGAGTGGCATCGGTATTTCTTGGCAAGGGCATTTATTCGGATTTATTGGTGGCGCGATCGCTGCTAAAATGATTGCTCGTGAGAAAAGAAATCTTTAA